One window of Acanthochromis polyacanthus isolate Apoly-LR-REF ecotype Palm Island chromosome 19, KAUST_Apoly_ChrSc, whole genome shotgun sequence genomic DNA carries:
- the LOC127531192 gene encoding uncharacterized protein LOC127531192: protein MVSQRGTGRHSHITGRSVHNQRIKRLWRDVYGNVLDLFHTLFLNLEVEGFLNPENELELFTLHWTYVPQLQQHLQAFKEAWTHHSLRTERGQSPMQLWLSQPREGNAADPVEVAADYGIDWTGPHTPYPEGVTVPDAQLPRQLTQAEVTSLPDPAVPFSAALRAYMDTVYILKDIFQQTRHITTHLNRIRMKRTRLKRMLQIFGA, encoded by the exons ATGGTGAGCCAGAGAGGAACAGGCCGACATTCCCACATCACTGGACGCAGTGTACATAATCAAAG AATTAAAAGATTATGGCGAGATGTGTATGGAAATGTCCTTGACTTGTTCCACACACTATTTCTCAATTTGGAAGTGGAAGGGTTTCTAAACCCTGAAAATGAACTGGAGTTATTCACTCTCCACTGGACCTACGtcccacagctgcagcagcatcttcaGGCATTCAAGGAAGCCTGGACTCACCATAGTTtgaggacagagagagggcAATCCCCCATGCAACTGTGGCTTAGTCAGCCACGTGAGGGAAATGCTGCTGATCCAGTTGAG GTTGCTGCTGATTATGGGATAGACTGGACAGGACCTCACACCCCATACCCAGAAGGCGTCACTGTACCTGATGCACAACTACCCCGGCAGCTTACACAGGCTGAAGTTACATCATTGCCTGATCCGGCCGTCCCTTTTTCTGCTGCACTACGGGCATACATGGATACAGTGTATATTcttaaggacatttttcaacaaactAGACATATCACAACTCACCTTAACAGAATCAGAATGAAACGAACAAGACTCAAAAGAATGCTGCAAATTTTTGGTGCATAA